In Vicugna pacos chromosome 1, VicPac4, whole genome shotgun sequence, a single window of DNA contains:
- the PLAAT1 gene encoding phospholipase A and acyltransferase 1 isoform X1: MAFNDCFSLSYPGNPQPGDLIEVFRPGYQHWALYLGDGYVINIAPLADGVPASFTSAKSVFSRKALVKMQLLKDVVGDDTYRINNKYDETYSPLPVEEVMQRSEFVIGQEVEYDVFVNNCEHFVTLLRYGEGISEQANRAISTIGFVMAAAGAFSFLGLFPKKLRAKYY, encoded by the exons ATGGCGTTTAATGATTGCTTTAGTTTGAGCTATCCTGGCAACCCTCAGCCAGGGGACTTGATTGAAGTGTTCCGTCCTGGCTATCAGCACTGGGCGCTGTActtgggtgatgggtatgttatCAACATAGCACCTCTAG CGGATGGCGTCCCCGCGTCATTTACAAGCGCCAAGTCTGTGTTCAGCAGAAAGGCCCTGGTGAAGATGCAGCTTTTGAAGGATGTTGTGGGAGATGACACatacagaataaacaataaatacGATGAAACGTACAGCCCCCTCCCCGTGGAAGAGGTCATGCAGAGGTCAGAGTTTGTCATTGGACAGGAGGTGGAGTATGACGTGTTTGTCAACAACTGTGAGCATTTTGTGACCCTGCTCCGCTACGGAGAAGGCATTTCAGAGCAG GCCAACCGAGCAATAAGTACCATTGGGTTTGTGATGGCTGCTGCTGGTGCCTTCTCATTCCTGGGCTTGTTTCCAAAAAAACTAAGAGCAAAATACTATTAA
- the PLAAT1 gene encoding phospholipase A and acyltransferase 1 isoform X2, with the protein MAFNDCFSLSYPGNPQPGDLIEVFRPGYQHWALYLGDGYVINIAPLADGVPASFTSAKSVFSRKALVKMQLLKDVVGDDTYRINNKYDETYSPLPVEEVMQRSEFVIGQEVEYDVFVNNCEHFVTLLRYGEGISEQICCGS; encoded by the exons ATGGCGTTTAATGATTGCTTTAGTTTGAGCTATCCTGGCAACCCTCAGCCAGGGGACTTGATTGAAGTGTTCCGTCCTGGCTATCAGCACTGGGCGCTGTActtgggtgatgggtatgttatCAACATAGCACCTCTAG CGGATGGCGTCCCCGCGTCATTTACAAGCGCCAAGTCTGTGTTCAGCAGAAAGGCCCTGGTGAAGATGCAGCTTTTGAAGGATGTTGTGGGAGATGACACatacagaataaacaataaatacGATGAAACGTACAGCCCCCTCCCCGTGGAAGAGGTCATGCAGAGGTCAGAGTTTGTCATTGGACAGGAGGTGGAGTATGACGTGTTTGTCAACAACTGTGAGCATTTTGTGACCCTGCTCCGCTACGGAGAAGGCATTTCAGAGCAG ATCTGCTGTGGCAGCTGA